A window from Aquiluna borgnonia encodes these proteins:
- a CDS encoding DUF4188 domain-containing protein → MAKVNNGRFTAQPDTEFVVFLIGMRINKLWAIHKWLPVFNAMPKMLRELHINRDLGFLSYQMWFSRTVILLQYWESPEKLMQYAKASNSEHLPAWKQFNTKIQESSAVGIWHETYLSGPKLQENIYVDMPNFGLGKAFQLKPVVSKLNNAEKRLKR, encoded by the coding sequence ATGGCCAAGGTCAACAATGGCAGGTTTACGGCCCAGCCTGATACGGAATTCGTTGTTTTTCTGATCGGAATGCGAATCAATAAACTTTGGGCGATTCATAAGTGGCTTCCCGTTTTCAATGCGATGCCCAAGATGCTCAGGGAACTTCACATCAATCGAGACCTAGGGTTTCTGTCATATCAAATGTGGTTCTCAAGAACCGTGATTCTTTTGCAGTATTGGGAGAGTCCGGAAAAGCTTATGCAATATGCCAAGGCCTCAAATTCAGAGCACTTGCCAGCCTGGAAGCAGTTCAATACAAAGATTCAAGAGTCCTCGGCTGTTGGCATCTGGCATGAGACCTATTTGTCAGGTCCAAAATTGCAAGAAAACATCTATGTCGACATGCCAAATTTTGGTTTAGGCAAAGCGTTCCAACTCAAACCGGTTGTTTCAAAACTCAACAATGCCGAAAAGCGCTTGAAGCGCTAG
- a CDS encoding VOC family protein, translating into MDLITCLWFNGNAREAAVFYTSIFPKSSLEDNWLAPLDTPGNKKGEEVVVNFKIFGKPFIALNGGPQFPHTEATSFQIPCSDQAEIDKYWDLLTADGGQESQCGWLKDKFGVSWQVTSPQMLNYLNGPDLAGSQRATQAMLKMRKIDLKLMHDAYLGT; encoded by the coding sequence ATGGATCTGATTACTTGTCTTTGGTTCAATGGCAATGCTCGGGAGGCCGCAGTTTTCTACACCAGCATCTTTCCCAAGAGTTCGCTCGAGGATAACTGGCTTGCTCCATTGGACACCCCAGGCAACAAAAAGGGTGAAGAAGTTGTCGTGAATTTCAAGATCTTCGGCAAACCATTCATTGCCCTCAATGGTGGTCCCCAATTTCCCCACACCGAGGCCACCTCATTCCAAATTCCTTGCAGCGACCAGGCTGAGATTGACAAATACTGGGACTTGCTGACCGCAGACGGTGGGCAAGAGAGTCAATGCGGCTGGCTCAAGGACAAGTTTGGAGTTTCTTGGCAGGTCACCTCACCCCAGATGCTTAACTACCTAAACGGCCCAGATCTCGCCGGTTCTCAGCGAGCTACTCAGGCGATGCTGAAGATGAGAAAGATCGATTTGAAGCTAATGCACGATGCTTATCTGGGCACATAA